From Magnolia sinica isolate HGM2019 chromosome 13, MsV1, whole genome shotgun sequence, one genomic window encodes:
- the LOC131222454 gene encoding uncharacterized protein LOC131222454: MDTGKSLDDQFSKLHPCLPVNTRIGIVGAGPSGLSAAYALARLGYINVTVLEKYQTVGGMCESAEIEGKIYDLGGQVLAANSAPVLFNLAKDLGCELEELDSHKFALIDASTGKYQDMKVADDYVSVISLTLKIQDEAKSSSRIGIHAVSEIASDPTPDFLKLHGFESVPKSVAYGYTASGYGFVQDMPYAYIHEFTRTSMAGKIRRFKGGYMSVWQRLSKSLPIEVLCNTEVLAVQRGLDGVSINIKNANGENEVLEFDKIIMSGALPFKNGRTYRSPSLASAEAEVMDMNELEKELFHKVQTIDYYTTVFKIKGLEHIPMGFYYFSEFMEDPATIGHPVAMQRFYADTDLFLFWSYGNSGDIMGPAVIKLAAAVVKNMGGEVEKVVLQRRFKYFPHVKSEDMKGGFYEKLESELQGSQNTYYVGGLMAFELTERNSSYAMAMACKHFASEGASPLFPYVKRLLPLYSNHGACYPRELKEFPGLEYPDLSTLDSYLKFWGTHPITANKTLYTWISDEGEVVNKRTYGELHANASQIAHKILTSRKPIIKPGDRVLLVHAPGLDFVDAFFGCLRARVLPVPVLPPDPFQRGGQALLKIENISKSCNAVAILSTASYHAAIRAGSVRNLLLLGKNNGRSSGRWPDLPWLHTESWIRNSRNVHGESKTVDLMEGISAQSEAQPDDLCFLQFTSGSTGDAKGVMITHGGLIHNVKLMRRRYKSTSRTVLVSWLPQYHDMGLIGGLFTALVSGGSAILFSPMTFIKNPLLWLQTMSKYRATHSAGPNFAFELVVRRLESAKDKTWSYDLSSMVFLMVAAEPVRQTTLKKFAELARSFGLSQDVMAPGYGLAENCVFVSCAFGEGKPILTDWQGRVCCGYVNSEDTDVDIRVVDPETGEENEEYGKEGEIWISSPSAGVGYWGKQELSQKTFGNMLWNHPGKKFTRTGDLGRILEGNLFITGRIKDLIIVAGRNIYAADVEKTVESASEALRPGCCAVIGVPEEILASKGISVPESSDQVGLVVIAEVREGKPVGKELVEQIQTRVAEEHGVSVSSVKLIKPRTISKTTSGKIKRFECLKQFQDGNLSSAMDPVPTKRSLLRSFTTGTCKEGKPPRTLLGKAPPLPQIVGKGKDELTEFLRGLVSEQTGIPIAKISATESLVSYGIDSIGVVRAAQKLSDYLGVPVGAVDIFTATCILDLASFSENVLLKSQPQPHTTPSNLLESETEFVRPFILISRSRQLGIGFLQLLALIYTSAMLILPAYLSTSVFLRLLYTNHTMIGKALLSNYLIPLVLAPLAWMLYMLLTCICISIFGNSFLQPNYALMPEISIWSMDFVKWWALYKAQEVAGRFLAVHLRGTVFLNYWFEMLGARVGSSVLLDTVDITDPPLVSIGNGAVIAEGAMVQSHEVRDGVLSFLPVRIGQNVSVGPYSVIQKGSILGDEAEVLPLQKTEGGKTMFGNQKASKARKGEMHTELPEKLTPFYHFMGIYAVGFLSSLSAAILYFLYIHLSHNSPSLQHFAFLCIAGAFHWLPAVLAAYANIFAATPSNAAAFALSIATAYVAHGLILSLITCILTRFLDRAQESRQTISKTWLRHRVTTSCHVRFAKLLSGTEAFCVYLRLLGAKIGKHCSIRAINPVTDPALISIGDGVHLGDFSRIIAGFYSSSGFFCQVIEVQDNSVVGSQSLVLPGSVIQNDVILGALSVAPVNAILQRGGIYVGSDTPVMVKNTMHALDERVEEMDVKYKKVVGNLARNLAITTMKVNSRYFHRIGVSGRGVLKLFDDLPGLPDHKIFSAGKCYPIVIRHSNSLSADDDARIDARGAAVRILSDGGDEVPLLDVTLKTGKAFYARTIGDFATWLISGHAREAHVLKTPHIRDAVWTSLRRADSYAELHYYSNLCRLFRCADGQEMYVKFKLRPADSQIGENSGEVQPTGILPPETGAIPRDEDDTHPLLFLADDFLRRVNSPGGVQYVFQLQWRPVPCDEADREVALDCTRAWDEAEFPFIDVGQVTIERSLTVEESERLEFNPYLRSNEVDIIRATTCSQSASIDHGRSLVYEICQHLRNGKPLPGAWRAFLDQQSDTKVDFSGCPMMAVSTEKPVRGVTLVRRWYQTLWAAFCQPILQTFLPYFFLGFAVFGPLNWVLCMKELKNLPLLYFLPLFWVASGILAGFICVVAKWVLVGKKKEGEMVLIWSKEVFMDTIWQALRTLVGEYFMEMAGGSVLFGVWMKLMGSDVGWVQGVYVDSMGALLNPEMVEIEKGGCVGREAVLFGHIYEGEQGKVKFGKTKVGEGGFVGSRAVAMPGARVESGCRLDALSLAMKGEIIRSR, translated from the exons ATGGATACTGGGAAATCACTTGACGACCAATTCTCCAAGTTGCATCCATGCTTACCTGTGAACACGAGAATCGGAATAGTAGGTGCGGGACCAAGTGGCTTGTCTGCTGCCTATGCACTGGCTAGGCTTGGCTACATTAATGTAACCGTGCTGGAGAAGTACCAAACAGTAGGAGGAATGTGTGAATCTGCTGAAATAGAAG GTAAGATATATGATCTGGGAGGTCAAGTTCTTGCTGCAAACAGTGCCCCTGTTCTCTTTAACCTTGCCAAGGATTTGGGATGTGAACTTGAAGAGCTGGACTCCCACAAGTTTGCCCTCATTGATGCTTCTACTGGAAAGTATCAGGACATGAAAGTGGCAGATGACTACGTGTCTGTCATCTCACTAACCTTAAAAATCCAG GATGAGGCAAAGAGCTCAAGTCGGATTGGAATCCATGCAGTGAGCGAAATTGCGTCTGACCCAACTCCCGATTTTCTTAAGCTTCATGGGTTCGAATCTGTTCCGAAATCGGTGGCTTATGGATACACTGCTTCGGGTTATGGGTTTGTTCAAGACATGCCATATGCTTATATTCATGAATTTACCCGGACGTCCATGGCTGGAAAGATTCGGCGTTTTAAAGGAGGATACATGAGTGTATGGCAGAGACTTAGCAAGTCTCTGCCGATAGAAGTCCTCTGCAACACTGAAGTTTTGGCTGTCCAACGTGGCTTGGACGGTGTTAGCATAAACATCAAGAATGCTAATGGAGAAAATGAGGTTCTAGAGTTTGATAAGATCATTATGTCGGGTGCTCTTCCATTCAAGAATGGAAGAACATACAGATCTCCTTCTTTAGCTTCAGCTG AAGCTGAGGTAATGGATATGAATGAGCTCGAGAAAGAGTTATTCCATAAAGTACAGACCATAGATTACTATACCACCGTTTTCAAGATCAAAGGACTTGAGCATATACCGATGGGGTTTTATTACTTCAGTGAATTCATGGAGGATCCTGCTACCATTGGTCATCCAGTGGCAATGCAGAGGTTCTACGCAGATACGGATCTTTTCCTGTTCTGGTCTTATGGTAACTCTGGAGATATCATGGGACCGGCAGTTATCAAGCTTGCTGCTGCTGTGGTGAAGAATATGGGAGGAGAGGTTGAGAAAGTGGTTTTACAACGCCGATTTAAGTACTTTCCGCATGTTAAAAGTGAAG ATATGAAGGGTGGTTTCTATGAGAAGTTGGAGTCTGAACTTCAAGGTTCGCAGAATACTTACTATGTAGGCGGACTTATGGCATTCGAGCTCACAGAGAGGAATTCATCTTATGCAATGGCTATGGCCTGCAAGCACTTTGCAAGTGAAGGTGCTTCACCGTTGTTTCCATATGTTAAG AGATTGTTACCATTGTACTCCAATCATGGGGCTTGTTATCCAAGAGAATTGAAGGAATTCCCAGGATTAGAATATCCTGATCTCTCCACTCTAGACAGCTATTTGAAGTTCTGGGGTACTCATCCGATCACGGCTAACAAAACTCTCTATACTTGGATCAGTGACGAAGGGGAGGTTGTGAACAAGAGGACTTATGGTGAGCTTCATGCCAATGCATCACAGATTGCTCATAAGATCTTAACGAGCCGCAAACCAATTATCAAGCCTGGCGACAGAGTTCTTCTGGTCCATGCTCCAGGCCTGGACTTCGTTGATGCCTTCTTTGGGTGTCTGAGAGCTAGAGTTTTGCCAGTTCCAGTCCTTCCCCCCGATCCATTTCAGAGAGGTGGACAGGCACTTCTCAAGATCGAAAACATCTCCAAATCATGCAACGCTGTAGCAATTCTATCTACAGCGTCTTATCATGCAGCCATTAGGGCAGGTTCTGTAAGGAATCTGCTATTATTGGGGAAGAACAATGGGAGATCTTCAGGTCGCTGGCCTGACCTTCCATGGCTACACACGGAATCATGGATCAGGAACTCTAGAAACGTTCATGGTGAATCCAAGACAGTGGATCTCATGGAAGGCATTTCAGCTCAATCTGAGGCTCAGCCAGATGACCTCTGTTTCCTGCAGTTCACTTCGGGGTCAACAGGCGATGCAAAAGGGGTGATGATCACTCACGGAGGGCTCATCCACAATGTGAAGTTGATGCGGAGAAGATATAAGAGCACCTCAAGGACTGTATTAGTCAGTTGGCTTCCTCAGTACCATGACATGGGGCTAATCGGAGGCCTTTTTACAGCTCTGGTTAGTGGTGGCTCTGCAATTCTATTCTCCCCGATGACATTCATCAAGAACCCACTTCTATGGCTTCAGACCATGAGCAAATACCGAGCAACTCACAGCGCAGGGCCCAACTTTGCTTTCGAGCTTGTTGTTAGAAGATTAGAGTCCGCTAAGGATAAGACCTGGAGCTACGACCTTTCTTCCATGGTTTTTCTCATGGTTGCAGCTGAACCAGTGAGGCAGACAACCTTGAAAAAGTTTGCCGAGCTCGCTCGTTCATTTGGCCTTTCTCAAGATGTGATGGCTCCAGGTTACGGTTTGGCTGAGAACTGTGTGTTTGTAAGCTGCGCATTTGGAGAAGGGAAGCCAATCTTGACAGATTGGCAGGGCAGAGTCTGTTGTGGGTATGTGAATTCTGAGGATACGGATGTTGATATCAGAGTCGTGGATCCGGAAACTGGTGAAGAGAATGAAGAGTATGGAAAAGAGGGGGAGATTTGGATCAGCAGTCCAAGCGCTGGAGTTGGGTATTGGGGCAAGCAAGAACTGAGCCAGAAAACATTCGGCAATATGCTTTGGAATCATCCTGGCAAGAAATTCACCAGGACAGGAGATCTGGGTAGAATTCTTGAGGGGAATCTGTTCATTACTGGAAGAATAAAGGATCTTATAATTGTTGCTGGAAGAAATATATATGCTGCTGATGTGGAAAAGACAGTCGAAAGCGCATCTGAAGCTCTACGCCCTGGGTGCTGTGCTGTGATCGGCGTTCCAGAGGAAATTTTGGCATCAAAAGGGATTTCCGTCCCAGAAAGTTCTGATCAGGTCGGCCTAGTTGTCATTGCGGAGGTCAGAGAAGGCAAGCCTGTTGGTAAGGAGCTTGTCGAACAAATTCAAACCCGTGTTGCGGAAGAACACGGGGTCTCCGTATCTTCTGTCAAGTTGATTAAGCCCAGGACCATCTCTAAAACGACTTCAGGGAAGATAAAGAGATTTGAGTGCCTGAAACAATTTCAAGATGGGAACCTGAGTTCGGCTATGGATCCTGTTCCTACAAAAAGGTCTTTGCTTCGATCTTTCACTACAGGTACTTGTAAGGAGGGAAAACCTCCTCGAACTCTTCTAGGAAAAGCTCCCCCTCTTCCCCAGATTGTTGGTAAGGGCAAGGATGAGTTAACGGAATTCTTGAGAGGACTCGTTTCAGAGCAAACAGGGATTCCTATTGCAAAAATATCTGCTACCGAGAGCCTAGTTTCTTATGGGATTGATTCGATTGGTGTGGTTAGAGCAGCTCAGAAACTCTCGGATTACCTCGGAGTTCCAGTTGGAGCTGTAGACATTTTCACGGCAACCTGCATTTTGGATTTGGCGAGCTTCTCAGAGAATGTGCTTCTGAAGTCTCAACCTCAGCCCCACACAACTCCATCCAATCTTCTTGAGTCTGAGACAGAATTCGTCAGACCATTTATCTTGATTTCGAGATCCCGGCAGTTGGGTATTGGGTTTCTCCAACTCCTAGCTCTCATTTACACTTCTGCCATGCTTATTCTACCAGCCTATCTATCAACCTCTGTTTTTCTGAGGCTGCTCTATACTAACCATACCATGATAGGCAAAGCTTTGTTGTCAAATTATCTTATTCCTCTTGTTTTGGCTCCTCTTGCTTGGATGCTTTACATGTTGCTCACCTGCATTTGTATATCCATTTTCGGGAACTCGTTCCTACAACCAAATTATGCACTGATGCCAGAGATCTCCATCTGGTCGATGGATTTTGTGAAATGGTGGGCTCTTTACAAGGCCCAAGAAGTCGCTGGGAGATTTCTGGCAGTCCATCTGAGAGGAACGGTGTTCCTGAATTACTGGTTTGAGATGCTTGGAGCTCGGGTTGGATCGTCGGTTCTTCTTGACACTGTCGATATTACGGACCCGCCTCTGGTTTCGATTGGAAATGGAGCCGTAATTGCAGAAGGGGCGATGGTTCAAAGTCATGaggtgagggatggagttttaaGCTTCCTGCCAGTGAGGATTGGTCAGAATGTTTCGGTTGGTCCTTACTCTGTGATTCAGAAAGGAAGTATTTTGGGAGATGAAGCCGAGGTTCTTCCCTTGCAGAAGACCGAGGGAGGAAAAACTATGTTTGGAAACCAAAAGGCCAGTAAAGCTCGAAAG GGCGAAATGCACACAGAGCTCCCAGAGAAACTTACTCCTTTTTACCACTTCATGGGCATCTATGCGGTCGGTTTCCTCAGTTCCCTCTCTGCAGCTATCCTTTACTTCCTCTacatccatttatctcataattctCCGTCACTTCAACACTTCGCCTTCCTCTGCATTGCTGGAGCTTTCCACTGGCTTCCAGCTGTCCTTGCTGCCTACGCCAACATCTTTGCTGCAACCCCATCTAATGCGGCAGCTTTTGCTTTGTCCATCGCCACTGCCTATGTGGCCCATGGGCTCATCCTCagcctcatcacctgcatcttgACCCGATTCCTTGACAGAGCACAAGAATCGCGACAGACAATCTCAAAAACATGGCTCCGTCACCGGGTAACCACTTCCTGCCATGTTAGATTCGCCAAGCTCCTCTCGGGAACTGAAGCCTTCTGTGTTTATTTACGCCTTCTAGGTGCAAAGATTGGTAAGCATTGTTCCATAAGAGCCATCAACCCTGTCACGGACCCAGCCCTGATTTCGATTGGTGATGGTGTTCATCTGGGCGATTTCAGCCGGATAATTGCTGGGTTCTATTCGTCCAGCGGGTTCTTTTGCCAGGTAATAGAGGTGCAGGACAACTCAGTGGTTGGGAGCCAGAGCCTCGTTCTTCCTGGCTCTGTTATTCAAAATGACGTTATTCTTGGCGCGCTTTCAGTTGCTCCTGTAAATGCGATTCTCCAAAGGGGTGGCATCTACGTGGGGTCTGACACTCCTGTCATGGTGAAGAACACCATGCATGCATTGGATGAGAGGGTTGAAGAGATGGATGTGAAATATAAGAAGGTTGTCGGAAATTTAGCCAGGAACTTAGCCATCACAACCATGAAAGTCAATTCAAGGTACTTCCACCGGATCGGGGTCAGCGGGAGGGGCGTTCTAAAGTTGTTTGATGACTTGCCAGGGCTGCCAGATCACAAGATTTTCAGTGCCGGAAAATGTTATCCGATTGTAATCCGCCACAGTAACAGCTTGAGCGCTGATGACGATGCAAGGATCGATGCACGTGGTGCGGCGGTACGGATCCTTTCAGACGGGGGTGATGAGGTTCCGCTTCTTGATGTTACGTTAAAGACGGGTAAGGCATTCTATGCGCGCACGATTGGCGACTTTGCCACATGGCTCATCTCTGGGCATGCGAGGGAAGCACATGTGTTGAAGACTCCACACATCCGTGATGCTGTGTGGACTTCCCTCCGGCGGGCTGACTCTTATGCTGAGctgcattattattccaatttgtgCCGGCTCTTTCGCTGTGCAGATGGGCAGGAGATGTATGTGAAATTCAAGCTGCGACCAGCTGACAGTCAGATCGGTGAGAATTCAGGGGAGGTGCAGCCAACAGGGATACTCCCGCCGGAAACTGGTGCAATCCCGAGGGATGAGGACGATACTCACCCATTGCTCTTCCTTGCTGATGACTTCCTCCGCCGTGTCAATTCTCCCGGTGGCGTCCAATATGTCTTCCAGCTGCAATGGCGGCCAGTTCCATGCGATGAAGCGGACCGTGAAGTGGCCCTTGATTGCACCCGTGCTTGGGATGAGGCCGAGTTCCCATTCATCGATGTGGGTCAGGTTACGATCGAGCGGAGCCTCACTGTAGAAGAGTCGGAAAGGCTAGAGTTCAATCCATACCTACGTAGCAACGAGGTGGACATCATCCGTGCCACGACATGCTCACAGAGCGCATCCATTGATCATGGCCGTTCGCTAGTCTATGAGATATGTCAGCATTTGCGGAACGGCAAACCGCTTCCGGGAGCATGGCGGGCATTCTTGGACCAACAATCCGACACGAAAGTTGACTTCTCTGGCTGCCCGATGATGGCGGTCTCAACGGAAAAACCTGTGAGAGGCGTGACACTGGTGAGGAGGTGGTACCAGACCTTATGGGCTGCATTCTGTCAACCTATTCTACAGACTTTCCTCCCTTATTTCTTCTTGGGATTTGCAGTTTTTGGTCCTTTGAACTGGGTTCTTTGCATGaaggagctgaagaatctccCATTGCTTTACTTTCTGCCCTTGTTCTGGGTTGCCTCAGGAATTCTGGCTGGATTTATCTGTGTTGTAGCCAAATGGGTGTTGGtggggaagaagaaagaaggtgaaATGGTGCTGATTTGGAGCaaagaggtcttcatggacactATATGGCAGGCACTGAGGACATTGGTGGGGGAGTATTTCATGGAAATGGCAGGTGGGTCAGTGCTGTTTGGGGTTTGGATGAAGCTCATGGGGTCAGATGTGGGGTGGGTCCAAGGTGTGTATGTGGACAGCATGGGGGCTCTTTTGAACCCTGAGATGGTGGAGATTGAGAAAGGAGGGTGTGTGGGGAGAGAGGCAGTGCTGTTTGGGCACATATATGAAGGGGAGCAGGGGAAGGTAAAGTTTGGGAAGACTAAGGTTGGGGAGGGTGGGTTTGTTGGGAGTAGGGCAGTGGCCATGCCTGGGGCGAGAGTCGAGAGTGGGTGTCGTTTGGATGCTCTCTCATTGGCCATGAAAGGAGAGATTATCAGGTCAAGGTGA